The genomic region CCTCCGGTGGAATGGCTTCGCGGTGCCGCGCGTAGTTGTCGATGAGGACCGGCAAGGGTTCCATCGGTGATGCGAGATAGGGAAGGCCGAGTCCGCCGACTTGTGCCAAAGCCTTCGGTCCGAAGCCAGCGACCCAGATCGGCGGGTGCGGCTTCTGCACCGGAAGCGGGGCGAGGCGAACCGGGCGCTCATCCATCTCGCCTTCGAATGCCACTGGCTCGCCGCGCCATGCACGCGTCATCAGTTCCAGGGCCAGGCCAAAACGATGGCGCTTCTCCTTTTCCGGGACGTCGAAAGCCTTGAACAGCGCCGATCGGAAACCGCGACCAGCGCCGAGGATCACACGTCCGTTCGACAACCGGTCGAGTACGGCAATCTCTTCAGCGACATGAATCGCGTGTCGGACCGTTAGCAGGTATGAGGTGGTTGCGAGCTTGAGTCGACTCGTTCGCGCCGCTACTGCTGCGAGCAGTAGTAACGGTGCCGGTAAGGCAGCTTCGCCGACGAAGTGACTTTCGGGCAGCCAATAGGAATGGAAACCGAGTTCTTCGGCTCGTTCGGCCTGCGAAGTGTGCAGCGCTGCGGA from bacterium harbors:
- a CDS encoding LLM class flavin-dependent oxidoreductase, with translation MSRTPLEVGLTPWRDDGSGSAALHTSQAERAEELGFHSYWLPESHFVGEAALPAPLLLLAAVAARTSRLKLATTSYLLTVRHAIHVAEEIAVLDRLSNGRVILGAGRGFRSALFKAFDVPEKEKRHRFGLALELMTRAWRGEPVAFEGEMDERPVRLAPLPVQKPHPPIWVAGFGPKALAQVGGLGLPYLASPMEPLPVLIDNYARHREAIPPEVQIRDLAVPVMRTVFISHSEPVVERVRKSLAEQNAALAQAGAASLRRAAGADIDSVALVGTPEQVAEGIHRYREQISMTHLVARLRVPGASEVDIENSLELLAELRAGNTL